A stretch of Castanea sativa cultivar Marrone di Chiusa Pesio chromosome 2, ASM4071231v1 DNA encodes these proteins:
- the LOC142623888 gene encoding autophagy-related protein 8i-like, translating to MGKLNSFKDQYSIDERVEDSKNIISKYPDRVPIIIERYSRTDLPEMEKKKFLVPRDMSVGQFIHILSSRLHLAPGKALFVFIKNTLPQTASLMGSIYESYKDDDGFLYMCYSSEKTFG from the exons ATGGGGAAGCTTAACTCTTTCAAGGACCAATACTCCATTG ATGAACGTGTTGAAGACTCAAAAAATATCATTTCGAAATACCCTGACCGAGTCCCT ATAATCATTGAAAGATACTCAAGGACAGACCTGCCtgaaatggaaaagaaaaa ATTCCTGGTTCCTCGAGACATGTCTGTTGGGCAATTTATCCACATCTTGAGTAGCAGACTACATTTGGCTCCAGGAAAAGCTCTGtttgtttttatcaaaaacacaTTGCCTCAAACAG CCAGTCTTATGGGCTCCATATACGAATCTTACAAGGATGATGACGGGTTTTTGTATATGTGTTACAGCAGTGAGAAAACCTTTGGCTAA